The Thermomicrobiales bacterium genome includes a window with the following:
- a CDS encoding class II aldolase/adducin family protein, whose translation MVSSTTGPGSAGLSSGATDNGRDTGHLTFALNGDARTARQQWLRDGLVAEMERRGHVRLDAPNDDVRLILNFTDYNAPKSFRRKAQGTFVTSVMETNEEPEDLFRAFYPVLLYSLSNLGIILVVQGDNVDAHFMTMEQGHYVVSWDPSRAESDFFAAIYARLAPLATSQLVINNDYVPDLPEELWDGDEITRQITWAGEQLGKLNLLPAPWPIQDLLTERDLKHVMRLFGIGGLSYGNLSARRDAETFWMSASGVDKSKLAEVGRDILLVTDYVPERNAMILSVSPKVQPRRVSVDAIEHFMIYREHSEVGAIVHVHAWMDHITSTEVNYPCGTRELAVAVSDLVRNSPDPSRAVVGLKNHGLTITGHSLPEIFERIDGKILAQVPMS comes from the coding sequence ATGGTATCCAGCACAACCGGGCCGGGGAGTGCCGGCCTGTCGTCCGGAGCGACGGATAATGGTCGTGACACCGGCCATCTGACGTTCGCGTTGAACGGCGACGCACGAACCGCGCGTCAACAGTGGCTGCGTGACGGCCTTGTTGCCGAGATGGAGCGTCGCGGGCATGTCCGACTGGACGCCCCGAATGATGACGTCCGTCTCATCCTGAACTTCACCGATTACAACGCACCCAAATCATTCCGCCGCAAGGCGCAGGGGACCTTTGTCACCAGCGTGATGGAAACCAACGAAGAGCCGGAAGACCTGTTCCGCGCCTTTTACCCGGTCCTCCTCTATTCGCTCTCCAACCTCGGCATCATTCTGGTCGTGCAGGGCGACAACGTCGACGCCCACTTCATGACGATGGAGCAGGGACACTACGTTGTCTCGTGGGATCCGTCTCGCGCTGAATCGGACTTCTTTGCCGCGATCTATGCGCGCCTGGCGCCGCTCGCGACCTCGCAGCTCGTTATCAACAACGACTACGTGCCTGACCTGCCCGAAGAGCTGTGGGATGGCGACGAGATTACCCGCCAGATCACCTGGGCTGGCGAACAGCTCGGCAAGCTCAATCTGCTGCCTGCCCCATGGCCAATTCAGGATCTGCTGACGGAGCGCGACCTGAAGCACGTCATGCGGCTGTTCGGTATTGGCGGATTGTCCTACGGCAACCTCTCGGCCCGGCGTGACGCCGAGACCTTCTGGATGAGCGCTAGTGGCGTCGACAAGTCGAAGCTCGCCGAGGTCGGTCGCGACATCCTGCTCGTCACCGACTACGTGCCGGAACGCAACGCGATGATCCTGAGCGTTTCGCCAAAGGTGCAGCCGCGACGTGTGTCGGTCGATGCGATCGAGCACTTCATGATCTATCGCGAGCACTCGGAGGTCGGCGCAATTGTCCACGTCCACGCCTGGATGGATCACATCACGTCGACTGAAGTGAACTATCCGTGCGGCACGCGTGAGCTGGCGGTGGCTGTCTCCGACCTCGTGCGCAACTCACCCGATCCGTCGCGCGCAGTGGTGGGCCTGAAGAACCACGGTCTGACGATTACTGGCCACTCGCTGCCGGAGATCTTCGAGCGCATCGACGGGAAGATCCTCGCCCAGGTGCCGATGAGCTAA
- a CDS encoding LLM class flavin-dependent oxidoreductase encodes MAKPRITVGMHMPPKPPVVTMRALVYASRLMRLESFTIWDHVQDLFPASLWDKQFTWLAGMSKTPHDLLDYQTTLGYLAAHAGRLRLGVGVTEAIRRHPVMIAQSMATLAHITRRPPILGIGTGERENVVPYGLSMAKSVSRLEEALQIIRLCWESTGPVDFDGQFYQLKQATLDLHPPRKRVPEIWIAAHGPRMLDLTGRYGDGWLPVLVTDPDDYASRLEAIRSAARSVGRDPDAIRPAMQAYVVVAPTEKEARKMLGAPPIRYIAVLAPAEMWRRHGVPHPFGDDFKGFFDFVPSEHTREELEAAMAQVPIDALAEVLLWGTPAQVAKRIRAFGDAGLRHANLELASATISPRAAANSLRAIWQIRRLVNAR; translated from the coding sequence TTGGCAAAGCCTCGGATCACGGTCGGCATGCACATGCCGCCGAAGCCTCCGGTCGTCACTATGCGCGCGCTGGTCTACGCCTCGCGGCTGATGCGGCTCGAATCGTTCACCATCTGGGATCACGTTCAAGACCTGTTCCCGGCCTCACTCTGGGATAAGCAGTTCACCTGGCTCGCCGGGATGAGCAAGACCCCGCACGATCTGCTCGATTATCAGACGACGCTCGGGTACCTGGCCGCACACGCAGGTCGACTCCGTTTGGGCGTCGGTGTCACTGAAGCCATCCGCCGTCATCCGGTCATGATTGCTCAGTCGATGGCGACGTTGGCGCACATCACGCGCCGTCCGCCGATCCTCGGCATCGGCACCGGCGAGCGCGAGAATGTCGTGCCCTATGGCCTCTCGATGGCTAAGTCGGTCAGTCGCCTCGAAGAAGCGCTGCAAATCATCCGCCTGTGCTGGGAATCAACCGGCCCGGTCGATTTCGACGGCCAGTTCTATCAGCTTAAGCAGGCCACGCTCGATCTGCATCCGCCACGCAAGCGCGTGCCCGAAATCTGGATCGCCGCGCACGGCCCCCGCATGCTGGACCTGACCGGTCGCTATGGCGATGGCTGGCTGCCGGTTCTGGTGACTGATCCAGATGATTATGCGTCCCGGCTGGAGGCGATCCGGTCGGCAGCGCGTTCCGTGGGCCGCGATCCAGATGCCATTCGCCCAGCAATGCAAGCCTATGTCGTCGTTGCACCGACCGAGAAGGAAGCGCGCAAGATGCTCGGCGCGCCGCCGATCCGCTACATTGCCGTCCTCGCGCCGGCCGAGATGTGGCGACGCCACGGCGTCCCCCACCCGTTCGGCGACGACTTCAAGGGCTTCTTCGATTTCGTCCCCAGCGAGCACACCCGCGAAGAGCTCGAAGCCGCGATGGCTCAGGTGCCGATCGACGCCCTCGCCGAGGTCCTGCTCTGGGGCACTCCGGCCCAGGTCGCCAAGCGCATCCGCGCCTTCGGTGACGCCGGCCTGCGCCACGCCAACCTGGA